A DNA window from Buttiauxella agrestis contains the following coding sequences:
- the cydA gene encoding cytochrome ubiquinol oxidase subunit I codes for MFDIVELSRLQFALTAMYHFLFVPLTLGMAFLLAIMETVYVLSGKQIYKDMTKFWGKLFGINFALGVATGLTMEFQFGTNWSYYSHYVGDIFGAPLAIEGLMAFFLESTFVGLFFFGWDRLGKVQHMAVTWLVALGSNLSALWILVANGWMQNPIASDFNFETMRMEMVSFSELVLNPVAQVKFVHTVASGYVCGAMFILGVSSYYLLKGRDVAFAKRSFAIAASFGMAAILSVIVLGDESGYEMGDVQKTKLAAIEAEWETQPAPAAFTLFGIPDQDKQENSYAIQIPYALGIIATRSVDKQVIGLKDLMVQHEERIRNGMKAYSLLEQLRAGSKDQAVRDNFESVKKDLGYGLLLKRYTPNVADATEEQIQKATKDSIPRVAPLYFAFRIMVGCGFLMLFIIAASFWTVTRNAIGSKKWLLRAALYGIPLPWIAIESGWFVAEYGRQPWAVGEVLPTAVANSSLTVGDLIFSMVLICGLYTLFMVAELFLMFKFARLGPSSLKTGRYHFEQSNVASQPAR; via the coding sequence ATGTTTGATATTGTCGAACTGTCGCGCTTACAGTTTGCCTTGACCGCGATGTACCACTTTCTTTTTGTGCCACTAACGCTCGGTATGGCGTTCTTGTTGGCCATCATGGAAACGGTGTACGTTCTGTCAGGTAAGCAAATTTATAAAGATATGACCAAGTTCTGGGGCAAGTTGTTTGGTATCAACTTTGCTTTGGGCGTGGCCACCGGTTTAACCATGGAGTTCCAGTTCGGCACAAACTGGTCTTATTACTCGCATTACGTGGGTGATATTTTTGGTGCCCCTCTGGCCATCGAAGGCCTGATGGCATTCTTCCTTGAATCCACCTTTGTAGGTCTGTTCTTCTTCGGTTGGGATCGCCTCGGCAAAGTCCAACACATGGCGGTAACCTGGCTGGTGGCACTTGGCTCCAACCTTTCCGCGCTGTGGATTCTGGTGGCGAACGGCTGGATGCAGAACCCAATTGCTTCCGACTTCAACTTCGAAACCATGCGTATGGAGATGGTCAGCTTCTCCGAATTGGTGTTGAACCCCGTTGCACAGGTGAAATTCGTTCACACAGTGGCTTCTGGCTACGTATGTGGTGCGATGTTCATCCTCGGTGTTAGCTCCTACTACCTGCTTAAAGGCCGTGACGTCGCATTTGCGAAACGTTCATTTGCCATCGCTGCAAGCTTTGGTATGGCGGCTATCCTGTCTGTCATCGTACTGGGTGATGAATCCGGCTACGAAATGGGTGACGTACAGAAAACCAAACTGGCTGCCATTGAAGCTGAGTGGGAAACACAACCTGCTCCTGCCGCCTTTACGCTGTTTGGTATTCCTGACCAGGACAAGCAAGAAAATAGCTATGCCATTCAGATCCCATACGCGCTTGGCATCATCGCCACCCGCTCTGTGGATAAGCAAGTTATTGGTCTGAAAGACCTGATGGTTCAGCACGAAGAACGTATTCGTAACGGCATGAAGGCTTATAGCCTGCTGGAACAGTTACGTGCCGGTTCGAAAGACCAGGCAGTTCGCGATAACTTTGAATCCGTTAAGAAAGACCTGGGTTACGGTCTGTTGCTGAAACGCTATACGCCGAACGTCGCCGACGCGACGGAAGAGCAAATTCAGAAAGCAACCAAAGACTCTATCCCACGCGTTGCTCCGCTGTACTTTGCATTCCGTATCATGGTCGGTTGTGGCTTCCTGATGCTGTTTATCATCGCGGCTTCGTTCTGGACCGTAACACGTAATGCAATCGGCTCGAAAAAATGGCTGTTGCGTGCGGCGCTCTATGGCATCCCGCTGCCGTGGATTGCGATTGAATCTGGCTGGTTTGTTGCTGAGTACGGTCGTCAACCGTGGGCTGTGGGTGAGGTATTGCCAACCGCGGTTGCTAACTCCTCGCTGACCGTGGGCGATCTGATCTTCTCCATGGTACTGATTTGCGGCCTTTACACGCTGTTTATGGTGGCGGAATTGTTCCTGATGTTCAAATTTGCTCGCCTTGGGCCGAGCAGTCTGAAAACAGGTCGCTATCACTTTGAGCAGTCCAATGTGGCTTCTCAGCCGGCACGCTAA
- the cydB gene encoding cytochrome d ubiquinol oxidase subunit II: MIDYEVLRFIWWLLVGILLIGFAVTDGFDMGVGMLSRIIGKSDVERRIMVNSIAPHWDGNQVWLITAGGALFAAWPMVYAAAFSGFYVAMILVLASLFFRPVGFDYRSKIEDMRWRNMWDWGIFIGSFVPPLVIGVAFGNLLQGVPFHVDEYLRLYYTGNFFQLLNPFGLLAGVVSVSMILAQGATYLQMRTVGELHLRAKAAAQISALVMMVCFALAGVWVIYGIDGYVVTSELNHHAASNPLTKEVARQAGAWMVNFNNMPILWLIPALGVVLPLLTVLMSRLEKGAMAFLFSSLTLACVILTAGVAMFPFVMPSSTMLNASLTMWDATSSQLTLNVMTFVAAVFVPIVLIYTIWCYWKMFGRITKEHIESNTHSLY; this comes from the coding sequence ATGATCGATTATGAAGTATTGCGTTTTATCTGGTGGCTGCTGGTTGGCATTTTGCTGATTGGTTTTGCGGTCACCGACGGATTTGACATGGGCGTGGGCATGTTGTCTCGCATCATTGGCAAATCTGACGTTGAACGCCGCATTATGGTGAACTCCATCGCCCCGCACTGGGATGGTAACCAGGTGTGGCTCATCACTGCTGGTGGTGCGCTATTTGCTGCCTGGCCGATGGTTTACGCTGCTGCGTTCTCCGGCTTCTATGTAGCGATGATTCTGGTACTGGCTTCTTTGTTCTTCCGTCCGGTAGGTTTTGATTACCGTTCGAAGATTGAAGACATGCGCTGGCGTAACATGTGGGACTGGGGCATTTTCATCGGTAGCTTCGTGCCACCGTTAGTCATTGGTGTGGCGTTCGGTAACCTGCTGCAAGGCGTGCCGTTCCACGTTGATGAGTATCTGCGCCTGTACTACACCGGTAACTTCTTCCAGTTGCTGAACCCGTTTGGCCTGCTGGCTGGTGTCGTGAGCGTATCCATGATCCTTGCTCAAGGTGCTACTTACCTGCAAATGCGTACTGTGGGTGAACTCCATCTGCGTGCCAAAGCCGCTGCGCAAATTTCAGCGCTGGTGATGATGGTGTGCTTTGCACTGGCTGGTGTTTGGGTTATCTACGGGATTGACGGCTATGTTGTGACTTCAGAATTGAATCACCATGCAGCTTCTAACCCGCTGACCAAAGAAGTTGCTCGTCAGGCAGGTGCCTGGATGGTGAACTTCAACAATATGCCGATTCTGTGGCTCATCCCTGCACTGGGTGTGGTACTGCCACTGCTGACTGTGTTGATGTCGCGCCTGGAGAAAGGTGCCATGGCATTCCTGTTCTCTTCACTGACTCTGGCTTGTGTGATTCTGACTGCTGGTGTGGCGATGTTCCCGTTCGTCATGCCTTCAAGCACCATGCTGAACGCGAGTCTGACCATGTGGGATGCAACATCCAGCCAGCTGACGCTGAACGTGATGACCTTTGTTGCTGCGGTATTTGTGCCGATTGTTCTCATTTACACCATCTGGTGTTACTGGAAAATGTTCGGTCGAATCACCAAAGAGCATATCGAAAGCAACACCCACTCTCTGTACTAA
- the cydX gene encoding cytochrome bd-I oxidase subunit CydX codes for MWYFAWILGTLLACAFGIITALALEHVEAAKAGKEEI; via the coding sequence ATGTGGTACTTTGCATGGATTCTGGGGACGCTTCTTGCCTGTGCTTTTGGCATCATTACCGCCCTGGCACTTGAGCACGTAGAAGCTGCTAAAGCTGGTAAAGAAGAAATTTGA
- the ybgE gene encoding cyd operon protein YbgE: MEGIIAKLYAVMDKSPLRALSLIMALILAGCMFWDPSRFAAKTSDLAIWHGFLLMWAVCTGVIHGVGFRPRKVLWQGVFSPLPALLVLLAGLAIFFF, from the coding sequence ATGGAAGGAATTATCGCAAAGCTGTATGCGGTAATGGATAAGAGCCCGTTAAGGGCTCTTTCCTTGATCATGGCACTTATCCTGGCCGGGTGTATGTTTTGGGACCCGTCCCGCTTTGCGGCAAAAACCAGTGACCTGGCAATCTGGCACGGGTTTTTGTTGATGTGGGCTGTTTGCACCGGTGTGATACATGGTGTGGGCTTTCGTCCACGTAAAGTGCTGTGGCAGGGCGTTTTTAGTCCGTTACCTGCGCTATTAGTCCTCCTGGCAGGACTGGCTATTTTCTTCTTCTGA
- the ybgC gene encoding tol-pal system-associated acyl-CoA thioesterase yields MSTTLFRWPVRVYYEDTDAGGVVYHASYVAFYERARTEMLRHHNFNQQDLLAERVAFVVRRMTVDYLAPARLDDLLEIQSEITSMRGTSMVFTQRIVNADNQVLNEAEVLIVCVDPHLMKPRALPKSIVAEFKQ; encoded by the coding sequence GTGAGTACAACGCTGTTTCGATGGCCGGTTCGTGTCTACTACGAAGATACCGATGCCGGTGGTGTGGTATACCATGCCAGTTATGTTGCTTTTTATGAAAGAGCACGCACAGAGATGCTGCGCCATCACAACTTCAACCAGCAAGATTTGTTGGCGGAGCGCGTCGCCTTTGTTGTTCGCAGAATGACAGTGGATTATCTGGCGCCGGCCAGACTCGACGATTTACTCGAAATCCAAAGTGAAATTACATCGATGCGTGGTACCTCTATGGTATTTACACAGCGAATCGTCAATGCCGATAACCAGGTGCTCAACGAAGCTGAGGTCCTGATCGTCTGTGTTGATCCACACCTAATGAAGCCTCGTGCGCTTCCCAAGTCTATTGTCGCGGAGTTCAAGCAGTGA
- the tolQ gene encoding Tol-Pal system protein TolQ yields MTDMNILDLFLKASLLVKFIMLILIGFSIASWAIIIQRTRILNAATREAEAFEDKFWSGIELSRLYQESQGRRDNLAGSEQIFYSGFKEFARLHRANTHAPEAVVEGASRAMRISMSRELETLETHIPFLGTVGSISPYIGLFGTVWGIMHAFIALGAVKQATLQMVAPGIAEALIATAIGLFAAIPAVMAYNRLNQRVNKLELNYDNFMEEFTAILHRQAFTSSDKQ; encoded by the coding sequence GTGACTGACATGAATATCCTTGATTTGTTCCTGAAGGCAAGCCTTCTGGTCAAATTTATCATGTTGATTTTGATTGGTTTTTCCATTGCATCATGGGCAATCATTATTCAGCGTACGCGCATCCTCAATGCGGCTACTCGTGAAGCAGAAGCATTTGAAGATAAGTTCTGGTCGGGCATTGAATTGTCCCGTCTCTATCAGGAAAGCCAGGGCCGCCGTGACAATCTTGCTGGCTCTGAACAAATTTTCTATTCAGGCTTTAAAGAGTTTGCCCGACTGCATCGTGCTAACACGCACGCACCTGAAGCAGTTGTTGAAGGGGCATCTCGCGCCATGCGTATTTCCATGAGCCGTGAGCTGGAAACGCTGGAAACTCATATTCCTTTCCTCGGAACCGTGGGTTCAATCAGTCCGTATATCGGTCTGTTTGGTACGGTTTGGGGGATTATGCACGCCTTTATCGCACTCGGTGCGGTCAAACAAGCGACATTGCAGATGGTTGCACCAGGTATCGCAGAAGCACTGATTGCAACTGCAATCGGTCTGTTCGCTGCAATCCCTGCGGTTATGGCGTATAACCGCCTGAATCAACGTGTGAACAAACTGGAATTGAATTACGACAACTTCATGGAAGAGTTCACGGCTATCCTGCACCGTCAGGCTTTTACCAGCAGCGATAAGCAGTAA
- the tolR gene encoding colicin uptake protein TolR, with translation MARRGRGRGRRELKSEINIVPLLDVLLVLLLIFMATAPIITQSVEVDLPDATDSQTVSSNDEPPVIIEVSGVGQYSVVVEKDRMDQLPSEQVIAEAQRRLQANPKTVFLIGGAKDVPYEEIIKALNMLHSAGVKSVGLMTQPI, from the coding sequence ATGGCCAGACGTGGACGTGGGCGTGGTCGTCGGGAATTAAAGTCCGAAATTAACATCGTTCCTCTGCTGGACGTACTGTTGGTATTGCTGCTTATTTTTATGGCAACAGCGCCAATCATTACACAGAGCGTTGAGGTGGATTTGCCGGATGCGACAGATTCGCAGACGGTGAGCAGTAACGATGAGCCGCCGGTTATTATTGAAGTTTCCGGGGTAGGGCAGTACAGCGTGGTGGTTGAGAAAGACCGTATGGACCAGTTGCCATCTGAACAGGTTATTGCGGAAGCACAGCGTCGTTTGCAGGCAAACCCGAAAACGGTCTTTTTGATCGGTGGTGCGAAAGATGTTCCTTACGAGGAAATCATCAAAGCACTTAACATGCTGCATAGTGCAGGTGTGAAATCCGTCGGTTTGATGACGCAGCCAATCTGA
- the tolA gene encoding cell envelope integrity protein TolA, whose translation MSKATIENDKLKRAIIVSVILHIILIAVLIWSSFDEHIDASAGGGGGSAIDAVMVDPGAVVQQYNRQQQQQASSKRAAEQREKQAQQQAEELQEKQAAEQQRLKALEKERLDAQEQAKQQADQQKQAQEAAKEAQEQQKQADAAAAKAKADAKAQADAQAKSQADAQAKAADEAAKKAAADAQKKATEEAAKKAADAEKKAAAEAAAAAKKAQQEAEKKAADAEKKATAEAAKKAAAKEAAETAAAEKAASDKAAADKAAAAKAAGEKKAAADAKKKAAADKAAADKAAAEGVDNLFGDLSSGKNAPKTGAGAKGNSAAAAGKGNTKNNGASGAEINGYAGQIKAAIESKFYQDPAFSGKTCTLRIKLAPDGLLLDIKSEGGDPALCQAAIAAARLAKIPKPPSQDVYEVFKNAPIDFKP comes from the coding sequence GTGTCAAAGGCAACCATAGAAAACGATAAGCTCAAGCGCGCGATAATCGTCTCAGTGATCCTGCATATCATTTTGATTGCAGTCCTGATTTGGAGTTCGTTTGACGAGCACATCGACGCCAGTGCTGGCGGCGGTGGGGGTTCGGCTATTGACGCGGTCATGGTCGACCCTGGTGCTGTTGTTCAGCAGTACAATCGTCAGCAACAGCAGCAGGCGAGTAGTAAACGTGCTGCCGAGCAACGCGAGAAACAAGCGCAACAACAGGCTGAAGAACTTCAGGAAAAACAGGCTGCTGAACAACAGCGTCTGAAAGCTCTGGAGAAAGAACGCCTCGACGCGCAGGAACAAGCGAAGCAGCAAGCAGACCAGCAGAAACAGGCACAAGAAGCAGCTAAAGAAGCGCAAGAGCAACAAAAGCAAGCTGACGCAGCTGCGGCGAAAGCCAAAGCAGATGCGAAAGCGCAAGCGGATGCTCAGGCAAAATCTCAGGCTGACGCTCAGGCGAAGGCTGCGGATGAAGCGGCGAAGAAAGCTGCTGCGGATGCACAAAAGAAAGCGACTGAAGAAGCGGCTAAAAAAGCTGCTGATGCAGAGAAAAAGGCGGCTGCCGAAGCTGCCGCTGCGGCGAAAAAAGCTCAGCAGGAAGCCGAGAAGAAAGCTGCCGATGCTGAGAAGAAAGCTACAGCTGAAGCTGCCAAAAAAGCTGCTGCGAAAGAAGCTGCTGAGACTGCTGCGGCAGAAAAAGCGGCTTCTGATAAAGCCGCGGCCGATAAGGCTGCTGCTGCAAAAGCTGCCGGAGAGAAGAAAGCCGCAGCAGATGCGAAGAAAAAGGCTGCTGCCGATAAAGCTGCTGCCGATAAGGCCGCTGCCGAGGGCGTTGACAATCTGTTCGGTGACCTAAGCTCAGGTAAGAATGCACCGAAAACGGGTGCTGGAGCGAAAGGTAATAGCGCAGCTGCTGCCGGAAAAGGGAATACTAAAAATAATGGCGCTTCTGGTGCTGAGATCAATGGTTACGCAGGTCAGATAAAAGCAGCAATTGAGAGCAAGTTTTACCAGGACCCTGCCTTTAGCGGCAAGACCTGTACATTGCGCATAAAACTGGCTCCTGATGGTTTGCTGCTTGATATCAAATCAGAAGGTGGTGACCCGGCTCTTTGCCAGGCTGCCATTGCCGCTGCACGTTTGGCGAAGATTCCGAAGCCGCCAAGCCAGGACGTTTATGAAGTTTTCAAAAACGCGCCTATCGACTTTAAGCCATAG
- the tolB gene encoding Tol-Pal system beta propeller repeat protein TolB: MKQAFRVALSFLMLWAAVLHAEVRIEITQGVDSARPIGVAPFKWAGPGAAPEDIGGIVAADLRNSGKFNPLDRSRLPQQPGSAQEVQPAAWTALGIDAVVVGQVTPNGDGSYTVAYQLVDTSGAPGTVLAQNSYKVNKQWLRYAGHTASDEVFEKLTGIKGAFRTRIAYVVQTNGGQFPYELRVSDYDGYNQFVVHRSPQPLMSPAWSPDGSKLAYVTFESGRSALVIQTLANGAVQQVASFPRHNGAPTFSPDGSKLAFALSKTGSLNLYVMDIGSGQIRQVTDGRSNNTEPTWFPDSQNLAYTSDQAGRPQIYKVNVNGGAPQRISWEGSQNQDSDVSSDGKFMVMVSSNGGQQHIAKQDLVAGGVQTLSSTFLDETPSLAPNGTMVIYSSSQGMGSVLNLVSTDGRFKARLPATDGQVKFPAWSPYL, from the coding sequence ATGAAGCAGGCATTTCGAGTTGCATTAAGTTTTTTAATGCTGTGGGCAGCAGTGCTGCACGCAGAAGTTCGTATTGAGATCACCCAAGGGGTGGACTCAGCACGTCCAATTGGTGTGGCGCCGTTTAAATGGGCAGGCCCAGGTGCGGCACCGGAAGATATTGGTGGCATCGTTGCCGCTGATTTACGTAACAGTGGCAAATTCAATCCATTAGATCGTTCGCGTTTACCGCAGCAACCTGGCTCCGCTCAGGAAGTGCAACCGGCCGCGTGGACTGCTCTGGGTATTGATGCTGTTGTTGTTGGCCAGGTCACACCAAATGGTGATGGCAGCTATACCGTGGCTTACCAGTTGGTTGATACCTCTGGTGCACCAGGTACTGTGCTGGCGCAAAACTCCTACAAAGTGAACAAACAGTGGCTTCGCTATGCCGGTCATACCGCCAGCGACGAAGTGTTTGAGAAGCTGACAGGTATCAAAGGTGCGTTCCGTACACGTATTGCGTACGTCGTACAGACCAATGGCGGTCAGTTCCCGTATGAACTGCGCGTTTCTGATTACGATGGCTACAACCAGTTTGTGGTTCACCGTTCTCCGCAGCCGTTGATGTCACCAGCCTGGTCTCCAGATGGTAGCAAACTGGCTTACGTAACATTTGAAAGCGGTCGTTCAGCGCTGGTTATCCAGACTCTGGCGAATGGTGCGGTGCAGCAGGTGGCTTCTTTCCCACGTCACAACGGTGCGCCTACCTTCTCTCCAGACGGCAGCAAACTGGCATTCGCATTGTCGAAAACCGGTAGCCTGAACCTGTATGTGATGGATATTGGCTCGGGTCAGATTCGTCAGGTGACTGATGGTCGCAGCAACAACACTGAACCGACCTGGTTCCCGGATAGCCAGAACCTGGCGTACACCTCCGATCAGGCAGGTCGTCCACAGATTTATAAAGTGAATGTGAACGGCGGTGCTCCACAACGTATTTCCTGGGAAGGTTCTCAGAACCAGGATTCCGATGTGAGTTCCGACGGTAAGTTTATGGTGATGGTTAGCTCGAACGGTGGGCAACAACATATCGCCAAACAGGATCTGGTAGCGGGTGGCGTACAAACTTTATCGTCAACGTTCCTGGATGAAACGCCAAGTCTGGCACCTAACGGCACGATGGTAATCTACAGCTCTTCTCAGGGGATGGGATCTGTGCTGAATCTGGTCTCAACAGATGGGCGTTTCAAAGCGCGTCTTCCGGCAACCGATGGTCAGGTTAAATTCCCTGCCTGGTCGCCGTATCTGTGA
- the pal gene encoding peptidoglycan-associated lipoprotein Pal, with amino-acid sequence MQLNKVLKGLMLVLPVMAIAACSSNKSANNESGEGMLGAGTGMDANGSNGNMSSEEQARLQMQQLQQNNIVYFGLDKYDVSSEFAAMLDAHANFLRSNPSYKVTVEGHADERGTPEYNISLGERRASAVKMYLQGKGVSADQISIVSYGKEKPAVLGHDEAAYAKNRRAVLVY; translated from the coding sequence ATGCAACTGAACAAAGTGCTGAAAGGGCTGATGCTGGTATTGCCTGTTATGGCAATTGCTGCGTGTAGTTCTAACAAGAGCGCCAACAACGAGAGCGGCGAAGGTATGCTGGGCGCCGGCACTGGTATGGACGCTAACGGTAGCAATGGCAACATGTCATCTGAAGAACAGGCTCGCCTGCAGATGCAACAGCTGCAACAGAACAACATCGTATACTTCGGTCTGGACAAATATGATGTTTCTTCTGAATTCGCTGCAATGCTGGATGCGCACGCTAACTTCCTGCGTAGCAACCCATCTTACAAAGTGACTGTAGAAGGTCATGCGGACGAACGTGGTACTCCGGAATACAACATTTCCCTGGGTGAGCGTCGTGCTAGCGCTGTTAAGATGTACCTGCAAGGTAAAGGCGTTTCTGCAGACCAGATCTCCATCGTTTCTTACGGTAAAGAAAAACCAGCAGTTCTGGGTCATGACGAAGCGGCTTACGCTAAAAACCGTCGTGCCGTTCTGGTTTACTAA
- the cpoB gene encoding cell division protein CpoB: MNSNLRHHLLSLSLLVGIAAPWAATAQAPISSVGSGSVEDRVTQLERISNAHSQLLTQLQQQLSDNQNDIDSLRGQIQESQYQLNQVVERQKQILLQIDSLGSGAAAGQAAGTTDQGAAATAAPDAGASAATPAAPVQGGDANSDYNAAIAMVQDKSRQDEAIAAFQSFIKKYPDSTYQPNANYWLGQLNYNKGKKDDAAFYFASVVKNYPKSPKAPDAMFKVGVIMQDKGDTAKAKAVYQQVIKQFPNTDGAKQAQKRLNAM; encoded by the coding sequence ATGAACAGTAACCTCAGACATCACTTGTTGAGTCTGTCGTTACTGGTTGGCATAGCGGCCCCCTGGGCCGCTACTGCTCAGGCGCCAATCAGTAGTGTCGGCTCAGGCTCGGTCGAAGACCGTGTCACTCAACTCGAGCGTATTTCTAACGCTCACAGTCAGCTCTTAACCCAACTTCAACAACAACTCTCTGATAACCAAAATGATATTGATTCCCTTCGTGGTCAAATCCAGGAAAGCCAATATCAGTTGAATCAGGTTGTTGAGCGTCAGAAGCAAATTTTATTGCAGATAGACAGCCTCGGTAGCGGCGCTGCCGCAGGGCAAGCTGCAGGTACAACCGATCAGGGCGCTGCTGCGACAGCAGCACCTGATGCAGGTGCTTCAGCAGCCACACCGGCGGCTCCAGTGCAGGGTGGCGATGCCAACAGCGACTACAATGCCGCTATTGCCATGGTGCAGGATAAGTCCCGTCAGGACGAAGCCATCGCTGCATTTCAGAGTTTTATCAAGAAGTACCCAGATTCAACTTACCAGCCAAATGCTAATTACTGGCTGGGGCAGCTGAATTACAACAAAGGGAAAAAGGATGATGCGGCGTTTTATTTTGCCTCTGTGGTGAAAAATTACCCGAAATCTCCAAAAGCCCCGGATGCAATGTTTAAAGTCGGTGTGATCATGCAAGACAAAGGCGATACCGCAAAAGCGAAAGCTGTGTATCAACAAGTGATCAAACAATTTCCAAATACCGACGGCGCAAAGCAGGCACAAAAACGTCTGAATGCGATGTAG